In Vidua macroura isolate BioBank_ID:100142 chromosome 7, ASM2450914v1, whole genome shotgun sequence, a single genomic region encodes these proteins:
- the CNPPD1 gene encoding protein CNPPD1, which produces MELDELLLDEEGAFSLSGFQEFTFLPRHQQLSERVRKRLYYGWEKDCSLDNLSSPVADIAVELLQKVAPSPIRRLQKKYVSHVSREACISPCSMMLALVYIERLRHRNPEYLQQISSSDLFLISMMVASKYLYDEGEEEEVFNDEWGAAGKVDVQTMNTLEMNFLSAIDWSLYTDPRELFEVLSWLEGRVAEKQGMWRGWFTYTDLCVLMEQSMWQHVLGQFYQQVVKLACLLGVVYLTGFAAIFTSITVVHRSVCVRSVSAAAPRPALFPEERRCHLDAQPAPAPGQPQPELPNVSSAGCTRCLGENETTKEPHRGGVTATALYLWSSVMTALSYPKAPDLAQHRRLPQGPFRKVPTACERSNRTTPTAAPSQPGPFGLAVLPAPPVLHCHACSATAGPTWDAAPNREDWLDPLGLKQCFLHTAMDLSRIKSFIFPS; this is translated from the exons ATGGAGCTAGACGAGCTGCTGCTGGACGAGGAGGGCGCCTTCTCCCTCAGTGGGTTCCAGGAGTTCACG TTCCTGCCCAGGCACCAGCAGCTGAGCGAGAGAGTGCGGAAGCGGCTCTATTATGGCTGGGAGAAAGACTGCAGCCTGGATAATCTCTCCAGCCCTGTGGCAG ATATTGCTGTGGAGTTGCTGCAGAAAGTGGCTCCTAGTCCTATCCGTAGACTTCAGAAGAAATACGTGTCTCACGTATCTCG GGAAGCTTGCATCTCACCCTGCTCCATGATGTTGGCACTGGTTTACATTGAGAGACTCCGGCACCGGAACCCTGAATACCTCCAGCAGATCTCCTCTTCAGACCTCTTCCTGATCTCCATG ATGGTTGCAAGTAAGTATCTGTATGATGAGggcgaggaagaggaggtgtTCAACGACgagtggggagcagcagggaaggtggATGTCCAGACCATGAACACACTGGAGATGAACTTCCTGAGCGCCATT GACTGGAGTCTCTACACAGATCCTCGGGAGCTGTTTGAAGTGCTGAGCTGGCTGGAAGGACG tgtgGCTGAAAAACAGGGCATGTGGCGTGGCTGGTTCACCTACACAGATCTGTGTGTCCTCATGGAGCAGTCCATGTGGCAGCATGTGCTGGGCCAGTTCTACCAGCAAGTGGTGAAG CTGGCCTGCCTCCTGGGTGTGGTGTACCTGACAGGCTTCGCAGCCATCTTCACCTCCATCACTGTCGTGCACCGGTCTGTGTGCGTAAGGAGTGTCAGCGCTGCAGCTCCCCGGCCTGCGCTGTTCCCTGAGGAGAGGAGGTGCCACCTGGatgcccagccagccccagcccctggccaACCCCAGCCCGAGTTGCCCAATGTCTCCTCAGCCGGCTGCACCCGTTGCCTGGGGGAGAATGAGACGACCAAGGAGCCACATCGTGGAGGTGTCACAGCAACTGCACTCTACCTGTGGAGCAGCGTGATGACAGCCCTGTCCTACCCAAAGGCACCTGATCTAGCCCAACACAGGCGCCTCCCACAAGGTCCTTTCCGGAAAGTGCCCACTGCCTGTGAGAGATCCAACCGTACCACCCCcactgcagcccccagccagcctggccctTTTGGACTCGCcgtgctcccagctcctccgGTGCTCCACTGCCATGCTTGCTCAGCCACTGCGGGCCCCACATGGGATGCAGCCCCCAACCGTGAGGACTGGCTGGACCCCCTGGGGCTGAAGCAGTGCTTCTTGCATACTGCAATGGATCTCAGTAGAATCAAGAGCTTCATCTTCCCCAGCTAG